Within the Eucalyptus grandis isolate ANBG69807.140 chromosome 1, ASM1654582v1, whole genome shotgun sequence genome, the region ccaaatcgaatcatttcctctttgactcctcggtagtccagtcacgaaatcCATCATAATATACTCCCATTTTCATTCTAGGATCgcaagaggttgcagaagtcctcccggcttgcaatacTGAGCTTTAacttgctgacatgtcaaacacttgacgacatgcttggcgatgtccaccttcatacctgaccaccaatagtgttgacgcaggttctgatacatcttggtaATTCccggatgaatgctgtaactgctacaatgtgcttcagataaaatatcttctctaagctctacatcatcaggtacaaccaaacgtcctcgGAACCTCAGTATTCCATCATCAATAACCTAaaagtcagcctttcttttctcagtGTTCTCCTGAAGTATCTTATGTACATTTGGATCTGTTGGTTGGAGTAACTTAATTCTGacctggacatccggttcaattctaagggtggccataagactagaaaggtagcctacctcaaatttgaataccgaatctcgagctctctagATTAAGTTTCACTCCTTAATCAGTATATGCgcaactgaagactttcgactcaaagcatcggcgaccttgttcgcctttctcgggtgatatagaatatcacagtcgtagtccTTTAGCAATTTCATCTATTGGTGctatctcatgttcaactccttctgagagaacatGTACTTAGTCTCTGATGGTTCGTGAAGATCTGTAACTTTTTCCCCACACaagtagtgtctccaaatcttcatcGCAAAGATGATTGccgcgagttctaagtcatgcgtcaggTAATTCTGTTCATGAGTCCTCAACTGACGGGAggcatatgcaacaactctgccatgttgcatcagtgCACAACCCAATCCTCTGAATGACACAttactatagatctcgaatcctctaAGATCATATGTAATCGTCAGCataggtgcggtagtcagcttttccttcagctcttggaaactactNNNNNNNNNNNNNNNNNNNNNNNNNNNNNNNNNNNNNNNNNNNNNNNNNNNNNNNNNNNNNNNNNNNNNNNNNNNNNNNNNNNNNNNNNNNNNNNNNNNNGCGGAACTGAGTCCTATGAGGTCTCGCAGGTCCCGAGCAACGCCTGTGTCATGTCCGGGGCCTCTAAGGGAAGCGAGAGCGTCAAGACCCCCGTCTGGAGACTCCAGAGGTCTCCCGTGGAGAGCGTCAAGCCCCCCGTCCAGAGGTCTCCGGTATCCATCTCGTGGGAGCAGTCGCTAGTGGAGGCTGCGACGGCGATATACGAGGGCAGAGTAGACGTGGCTTCGGAGATCCTAACGCACTTGTCTGCCGGGCCGAACCCCATGGGTAATTCAGAGCAGAAATTGATGGGATACATGTTGTCTGCGCTTAAATCGCGCGTGAACCCAGTCGATTACCCCCCTCCCGTGGCGGAGTTGTTCACCGAGGAACATCTGTTGTCGGTTCGGTCACTTTACGATGTGTCTCCTTGTTTCTGGCTCGGTTTCAGGGCTGCCAATCTCGCGATTTTGGAGGCTGCGTCGGAGCAACCCTCCACTAACAAGCTCCATGTAATTGATTTCGCTATTGGTCGAAAGGAACAGTACGACTCTCTCCTTTACGAGCTGTCCATGCGTCAGGCGGGCAATCAATTCACACTCAACATCACGACGCTCGCAGATAGCATCATCGGTGCGGAGAGGCTCAGGATGATTGGGGATCGACTGAGTAAAGTCGCGGCGGTGATGGGAGTTAGGTTAGTATTCAACATCGTGAGCCAGAAGCTGAGCGAGTTGAGCCGCGACTCGCTGGGCTGCGAGCCCGATGAGGTGCTGGCGGTGAACTTGGCGTTCAAGCTGTACAGAATGCCGGACGAGAGGGTGTCCGCTAAGAACACGCGCGACGAGCTCCTCCGTCGCGTGAAGGGGCTGGCGCCGCAGGTGGTGACGCTGGTGGAGCAGGAGATGAACGGGAACACGGCGCCATTCCCGATGCGTGTGGGGGAGGCGCTGGCGTACTACAGGGCGCTGCTCGAGTCGTTGGAGTCTAAATTTGTTAGGTACGACTCGGAGCGAGCGacgagggcggaggaggggcTGAGTCGGAAATTGGTGAACTTGGTTGCTTGCGAAGGTAGGGACCGGGTTGAAAGATGCGAGGTGTTCGGGGAGTGGAGGGACCGCATGGGGATGGCTGGCTTCGAGTTGAAGTCAGTGGGTCGAGTTGTGGCCAAATATTTGGAGGCGGGGTTCGCTTTTCCCCTTCAGGAGGGATTCACAGTGAAAGAAGAGAACGGTGTGGTTTGCTTCGGCTGGCTCGGCCGAACTATCACCGTCGCATCTGCTTGGCATTaaccaaattgatatacatacTATATGTCATGTGCTATGGGTGGTGACGGTGAGGTGATGGGGATGTGATGTCTATAATGTATTGCTTTCAAGGTGTATTTCCTGAGAAAATGGGAAAACAAGAAGAGAATCCCATTTCCCCAACCCCGCAATTGAGTAATAACAAGAGAGACTTTTGGATTTAAGGGGGAAAAAACATTCTGATGGGTCGCATTCATTTCTCGTTATTCGATTTGTTTCGTTTGGTGTGTATTGAATTCTTGTGCGCACTCTTTCTTCTCTGTCCATAGCTGCTTTAGGGCTCCACCTGTTACATCATTTATGGAGGTTCGTAGTAGTATGCAGCTTATGCATCATACTCACACTCTCTCCCAGATTCAAGTTGTTCTCCAATGCAAGTAGCTTTCCCTCTTCTGATCTCATAATGCTTTCTTCTTACTGTACTTCCTgcaaccaaattgaaaagtgaacTAAATGActattggaaaaatatgatgTAGCTTGATTTGCAAAGACCGAGAGGAGAACCAGCAGCACTGAACAGTGaacttaccttttcttttgcagccaAGTCTGCTAAACTTGGATTTATATGTTTCTCTTTCTCATAGAACATTGATTTGGATGACATCATGTTTCTGTAAGCTTCTTCAAGATCCATCTCCTTCTACATAAGAAGTTGGTAAATTTCATTGGCCTTTTCCTCCTCCACTTTAAGGATTCTCCTATCCTCAcacagcttcttttcctttcctgcAACTTTTGATCCCACTCTTTGTAAATCTTCTCTCTGTTTATAACATGTGGCCTTGTGTGCTTCCTGCCTGCCAAAAAGGGGCAGATTTGCAACATCACTTGTTAAATATCTCTTACAGCTATAGCAATGTAAACAACGTTATCCCATGCATCACAATGCATAAAGATGCACAGGTTGAAAAGAGCATACTCAGTTTTCAAAGACAAACGCTCCCTTCAGAGTATGCTTTTGCGTGTCTCCATCTCTTGCATCTTCAAGTCCAATTGTGAACTTTTTCTGCTGACCTCCAAAGCTTGGCATCAACGTTGCGCGACCTATCCTCAATTCCAATAGCTTCTTCTCAGAATCAAGCTTTATTCGCCACTGGCAAAATCTACagtacagaaaaagaaaaaaaaattgtcgctGACTACACCAAAGATGGACCGGCCCTCATTAGTCAGCATCAAGAGAGGGATCCTTCTCATTATTGAGAGAAGTATCCATTGGctgttttcttttccctgactttaaattaattaacatgAACCGATTCCATCAAGGACCAAGAAACTAAAAGCTTCAAATTCTATGATCAAGATATACCAAAACCATTATATATTCAACATATACACCACAACCTTCTAAAATCTAAGCCATCGACGATAGCTGCTACATAATGGATGCAATTGCTCTAGAGGTCCATAAATGAGGGAGCTTTCCTCCACAGCACGTAATTCCAAATGCAGCTCAAAGGTGATTGTAACCTCGAGAGTCCCTATATACATCAAAGCTGTGTTTTGACTATGAATCTCAACCGTTTGAATCACAGCATCAACAAGAGGTAGAGGAAAAAATTGAATGCAGCTTGGAGTTCCTAGCTTTCCATTGATGAATGCAACAAACACTCGTGAAATTTACTTCTTTTAGTGGGTCTTACTTCAACCAAGATAGTCCAACATTGCAATTGCCAATGCTTCGATGAATGAAACACATCTGCAAAATGCGAAGCCAAATCCAATGAGAATACCCACACTCGAAGAATAAGTGAGGTCTAGATTCACTATGATCATCACAAAACAGCAAGCTGGGAAATGAACAACCTACTCTGAAGCAATTTATCCTTCCTTCTGCTTCTAACAATGTTAGCTCCAGTCCTTATTTGACGAAAAATACCTAGAATCACAATGCTTGACCCATCACATGTTTGACCTGTCTCAAATGTTTCACGCTAGGCAGGTTGACTTTGTattcaccaaataaataaataaaaaatttcactgACCTCATGCAAATATAGAGGCTGATGAATGTTGCCGATTAGATTCAACTAAATCAAACACGATAGAATCgtacaatttttcattttttatgccGACAAGTTAAAATAATGTATTCAGAACTCTTTGAGCATCTAAGCGAATCataaggaaaattaccaaaaatgtcctaaacatttttttttgtcaatttagttctagaacttttgcatttgtgctaatttagtctggcaaagaaaaaaaaagaaaaaaaaaggaaaattttataaaaaataaaatattgtttaaaattatttacattagcGTCGCCCGGATGGTCGACACCTACTGGCCTTCGCGTTAGTGTTCACCACACAAAATTAAttggatgaattgaattgacacaattataaaatgtttaggacggaattggtaaaaaaaaatgactattttgataattttcctcagaTTTATATTGGTGTGCTAGTTCCAGCCTTGTCGCGgcctaaatttcgggtgcaccacctaaaattaggctaatggactactaaatctaacttagctcgggctctcccaagctcataccaattcgcgacttaagttcaattTTTACCATGCAAAAGGaaatcgccactaatcagtttacagtaagtcaattagacacctaagtaaaataacgggagatttattttacttctacaaaCTAGAGACCTTGGGTACGggaatttgattacactagactTTTCTAATGCCCATGTAAGTTAattatgcgggtgcgcaaaccaccaatttaacactcaagaaagcaaataaaaaaatgcaggacttatctcataacaacgaaagcatctgcaatgttaaataaaaaatcacatcgACAATCCTAGATgagatttctaattaacacacaatcactcaatttttgttttcacttatttaatgagaatctaatctatatgcaatgcttctaatctaacctgaaatgatatggcatgacaatatgatctaaactatatgacataaataaaatataagcatgCAGTCTATcctaagaaaattatctaaaaccaTAACtaagtagaaaataaaattaaacatgcaatcttaccCTAATATGCAAAGACGTGCAAAGAATACCCTAGctctaagttttctttttcctttttcatgaaattcgaaattaacaaaatgcaacaattaaatatgcaatataaattaaccaaat harbors:
- the LOC120295624 gene encoding scarecrow-like protein 8, giving the protein MSGASKGSESVKTPVWRLQRSPVESVKPPVQRSPVSISWEQSLVEAATAIYEGRVDVASEILTHLSAGPNPMGNSEQKLMGYMLSALKSRVNPVDYPPPVAELFTEEHLLSVRSLYDVSPCFWLGFRAANLAILEAASEQPSTNKLHVIDFAIGRKEQYDSLLYELSMRQAGNQFTLNITTLADSIIGAERLRMIGDRLSKVAAVMGVRLVFNIVSQKLSELSRDSLGCEPDEVLAVNLAFKLYRMPDERVSAKNTRDELLRRVKGLAPQVVTLVEQEMNGNTAPFPMRVGEALAYYRALLESLESKFVRYDSERATRAEEGLSRKLVNLVACEGRDRVERCEVFGEWRDRMGMAGFELKSVGRVVAKYLEAGFAFPLQEGFTVKEENGVVCFGWLGRTITVASAWH